In Candidatus Nanopelagicales bacterium, one genomic interval encodes:
- a CDS encoding HNH endonuclease signature motif containing protein → GATRYRPSDRLRELVTARDTTCTFPGCTIPSVHTDLDHAATYDGANTTAGNLHPACRRHHRIKTHTGWSAAPDPDSGQIRWTSPTGHTYPTPPDPIWDTGPPPPDEGTTDPTVSALETWLGAHLAA, encoded by the coding sequence GGCGCCACCCGCTACCGGCCCAGCGACCGGCTGCGCGAACTGGTCACCGCCAGGGACACCACCTGCACCTTCCCCGGCTGCACCATCCCCTCGGTCCACACCGACCTCGACCACGCGGCCACCTACGACGGGGCGAACACCACGGCGGGCAACCTGCACCCGGCCTGCCGACGGCATCACCGGATCAAGACCCACACCGGCTGGTCCGCGGCCCCCGACCCGGACAGCGGGCAGATCAGATGGACCAGCCCCACCGGCCACACCTACCCCACACCCCCCGATCCGATCTGGGACACCGGACCCCCGCCGCCCGACGAGGGCACTACTGACCCGACAGTCAGCGCACTCGAGACCTGGCTCGGCGCACACCTCGCCGCCTGA
- a CDS encoding DinB family protein: MTESEPELEPGGAHARPEQRDLPQRPEPPMAGDETATLLGSLDRQRATLAWKCGGLGPEGMRATVGVSTITLGGLIKHLALVEDDWFSWRLHGNERQPLWLNADWDSDPDWEWHSAADDDPDELRELWQDAVDRSRLLIQQALDEGGLDFRARRAWPDGRAPSLRRMLADLIEEYARHVGHADLIRESVDGLVGEDPPWPPEP; the protein is encoded by the coding sequence GTGACCGAGTCAGAGCCCGAGCTCGAGCCCGGCGGTGCCCACGCACGACCCGAGCAGCGCGACCTGCCACAGCGGCCAGAGCCACCGATGGCGGGGGACGAGACGGCGACACTCCTCGGCTCCCTGGACCGTCAACGAGCGACGCTGGCCTGGAAGTGCGGCGGTCTCGGTCCCGAGGGGATGCGCGCCACCGTCGGCGTCTCCACCATCACCCTCGGCGGACTAATCAAGCACCTCGCGCTGGTGGAGGACGACTGGTTCTCCTGGCGACTGCACGGCAACGAACGACAACCGCTGTGGCTGAATGCCGACTGGGACTCCGACCCCGACTGGGAATGGCACTCCGCCGCCGATGACGACCCGGACGAGCTACGCGAGCTGTGGCAGGACGCCGTCGACCGATCCCGCCTCCTGATCCAGCAGGCGCTCGACGAGGGCGGCCTCGACTTCCGCGCCCGACGCGCGTGGCCGGACGGGCGGGCGCCCAGCCTGCGACGCATGCTTGCCGACCTGATCGAGGAGTACGCGCGCCATGTGGGCCACGCGGACCTGATCCGCGAGTCAGTCGACGGTCTGGTCGGCGAGGACCCGCCCTGGCCCCCGGAGCCGTAG
- a CDS encoding CoA transferase, with protein sequence MDEELPLAGLSVVDLTSNIAAPWAAAVLADLGADVVHVEPPGGDDARRMAPAAGDGSAYFHVVNRNKTGVRLDLRTQSGRAALDALLADADVFVCNLRPAKLVRYGLDAEALSDRFPRLVHATLSGYGDGGVDRDRAGYDAVLQARTGVAGVTGEADGPPVRAGVSVLDVGAGTWLALGVLAALLRRERTGRGGAVATSLFETGATWVSYHVVAHQLTGAESGRFGSGHPAFSPYGIFAAADGDVCIGVGGDAGFAALCTALRAPELLSDARYASTTDRVAHDAELRADLERILGALPAAEVVSRLTAHGVPADRVQLPEDLLADPQAAALGVLQGLEVAPGREVLVPGLPLTLDGARPGVRRPAPGLGESVPRE encoded by the coding sequence GTGGACGAGGAGCTCCCGCTCGCGGGCCTGTCGGTGGTGGACCTGACGTCGAACATCGCCGCCCCATGGGCTGCGGCGGTGCTGGCCGACCTCGGCGCGGACGTGGTGCACGTGGAGCCGCCCGGCGGCGACGACGCGCGGCGGATGGCGCCCGCGGCGGGTGACGGGTCGGCGTACTTCCACGTCGTGAACCGCAACAAGACCGGGGTCCGGCTGGACCTGCGCACGCAGTCCGGGCGCGCCGCGCTGGACGCCTTGCTGGCGGACGCCGACGTGTTCGTCTGCAACCTGCGGCCGGCGAAGCTGGTCCGGTACGGGCTGGATGCGGAGGCGCTGTCCGATCGCTTCCCGCGGCTGGTGCACGCCACGCTGTCCGGGTACGGCGACGGGGGTGTGGACCGGGACCGCGCCGGGTACGACGCGGTGCTGCAGGCACGGACCGGGGTTGCGGGAGTGACCGGCGAGGCGGACGGCCCACCGGTGCGGGCGGGGGTGTCGGTGCTGGACGTCGGTGCCGGAACCTGGCTGGCGCTGGGCGTGCTGGCCGCGCTGCTGCGCCGCGAGCGCACCGGGCGCGGTGGTGCGGTGGCGACGTCGCTGTTCGAGACCGGTGCGACCTGGGTCTCGTACCACGTCGTCGCCCACCAGCTCACCGGCGCGGAGTCCGGTCGGTTCGGCAGCGGGCATCCCGCGTTCTCGCCGTACGGGATCTTCGCGGCCGCGGACGGCGACGTGTGCATCGGAGTGGGTGGCGACGCGGGGTTCGCGGCGCTCTGCACGGCGCTGCGGGCACCGGAGCTGCTGTCGGACGCGCGGTACGCCAGCACCACCGACCGGGTGGCCCATGACGCGGAGCTGCGGGCGGACCTGGAGCGGATCCTCGGTGCGCTGCCGGCGGCGGAGGTGGTGTCCAGGCTGACGGCGCACGGGGTGCCGGCGGACCGGGTGCAGCTGCCGGAGGACCTGCTGGCGGATCCGCAGGCGGCGGCGCTGGGGGTGTTGCAGGGTCTGGAGGTGGCGCCGGGCCGCGAGGTGCTGGTGCCCGGGCTGCCGCTGACGCTCGACGGCGCGCGGCCGGGGGTGCGGCGTCCCGCTCCCGGCCTCGGTGAGTCGGTCCCGCGGGAGTGA
- a CDS encoding OsmC family protein — MADHHRTVTIERLEKGSYVARNERGATLRFGAAGADAFTPTELLLVAIAGCTGADVDYITSKRAEPVVFVVTGEGDKVRDEEGNRMENLRVTFTVEFPAGEEGDAARAVLPDAMKKSHDRLCTVSRTIERGTPIWSVTG; from the coding sequence ATGGCTGATCACCACAGGACCGTGACCATCGAGCGGCTCGAGAAGGGAAGCTACGTCGCACGCAACGAGCGCGGAGCGACCCTGCGCTTCGGGGCCGCGGGCGCGGACGCGTTCACGCCCACCGAGCTTCTGCTCGTCGCCATCGCCGGGTGCACCGGGGCGGACGTCGACTACATCACGTCCAAGCGCGCCGAGCCGGTCGTGTTCGTCGTCACCGGGGAGGGCGACAAGGTGCGCGACGAGGAGGGCAACCGGATGGAGAACCTGCGGGTGACGTTCACCGTGGAGTTCCCCGCCGGCGAGGAAGGCGACGCCGCCCGCGCCGTTCTCCCGGACGCGATGAAGAAGTCGCACGACCGGCTGTGCACGGTGAGCCGCACGATCGAACGGGGCACCCCGATCTGGTCCGTGACCGGCTGA
- a CDS encoding thioredoxin family protein, with product MIIKVLGPGCANCQNLEKATRQAVDELGLDATIEKVTDYADIAAYGVMSTPGLVVDDEVVLTGRVPTAAQVRDLLAARG from the coding sequence GTGATCATCAAGGTGCTCGGCCCCGGGTGCGCCAACTGCCAGAACCTCGAGAAGGCCACCCGGCAGGCCGTCGACGAGCTCGGCCTCGACGCCACGATCGAGAAGGTCACCGACTACGCCGACATCGCCGCCTACGGCGTCATGTCCACGCCCGGCCTTGTCGTCGACGACGAGGTCGTGCTCACCGGTCGTGTGCCGACCGCCGCGCAGGTCCGCGACCTGCTCGCCGCTCGAGGCTGA
- a CDS encoding permease → MSLLDRVRPTSPTRRWLTLAAAGLVWVALYRLNEPFWDWLLVDRIGLDPASGLGSALLFFFADTVKIVLLLVAIIFVVTVLRSYMSLERTRALLGGKREGLGNVLAAALGVVTPFCSCSAVPAFIGFVAAGVPLGVTMSFLIASPLVNEIAIGLLFGMFGLGPTLLYVAAGMTVAIVAGWVIGRLRLERWVEPFVFETRLRGEVVDTTAGLSFDDRLRMGAEEVATILRKIWPYLLVGIGLGAAIHGWVPTDFFTTYASPTNPFGVVVAVLLGIPLYSNAAGVMPLVQSLHEAGLPMGTLLAFMMSVVALSLPEMILLRRVLKLPLIATFALVVGTAIVAVGYLFNVVLAT, encoded by the coding sequence GTGAGCCTGCTCGACCGGGTCCGCCCGACCAGCCCGACCCGGCGCTGGCTCACCCTCGCCGCCGCCGGCCTCGTCTGGGTCGCGCTGTACCGTCTCAACGAGCCGTTCTGGGACTGGCTGCTCGTCGACCGCATCGGCCTGGACCCCGCCAGCGGGCTCGGCTCGGCCCTGCTGTTCTTCTTCGCCGACACCGTCAAGATCGTCCTGCTGCTCGTGGCGATCATCTTCGTGGTCACCGTGCTGCGCTCGTACATGTCGCTGGAACGCACCCGCGCCCTGCTCGGCGGGAAGAGGGAGGGCCTCGGCAACGTCCTGGCCGCCGCCCTGGGGGTCGTGACGCCCTTCTGCTCCTGCTCCGCGGTGCCGGCGTTCATCGGGTTCGTCGCCGCCGGCGTGCCCCTCGGGGTGACGATGTCGTTCCTCATCGCCTCCCCGCTGGTCAACGAGATCGCCATCGGGCTGCTGTTCGGCATGTTCGGCCTCGGCCCGACCCTGCTCTACGTGGCCGCCGGCATGACCGTGGCCATCGTCGCCGGCTGGGTCATCGGCCGGCTCCGGCTGGAGCGCTGGGTGGAGCCCTTCGTCTTCGAGACGCGACTGCGCGGCGAGGTCGTCGACACCACCGCCGGACTGTCGTTCGACGACCGGCTCCGGATGGGCGCCGAGGAGGTCGCCACCATCCTGCGCAAGATCTGGCCGTACCTGCTGGTGGGCATCGGCCTCGGGGCCGCCATCCACGGCTGGGTCCCGACCGACTTCTTCACGACGTACGCCAGCCCCACCAACCCCTTCGGTGTCGTCGTCGCGGTGCTGCTCGGCATCCCGCTGTACTCCAACGCCGCGGGTGTCATGCCGCTCGTGCAGTCCCTCCACGAGGCCGGACTGCCCATGGGCACCCTGCTCGCCTTCATGATGAGCGTGGTCGCCCTGTCGCTGCCGGAGATGATCCTGCTGCGCCGCGTCCTCAAGCTGCCGCTCATCGCCACCTTCGCCCTCGTCGTCGGCACCGCCATCGTCGCCGTCGGCTACCTGTTCAACGTCGTCCTCGCCACCTGA
- a CDS encoding metalloregulator ArsR/SmtB family transcription factor — translation MAGSSTVELSGDQGDAVGLLAVLADPVRWSVLSRLGGGTTCVCELQEQIPVAANLLSYHLKVLREAGLVTAAKRGRWVDYTLADDAGDRMRAALPGALMAVSS, via the coding sequence GTGGCTGGATCAAGCACCGTTGAACTGTCGGGTGACCAGGGCGACGCCGTCGGTCTGCTCGCCGTGCTCGCGGATCCCGTCCGCTGGTCGGTCCTGTCCCGGCTGGGCGGCGGCACCACGTGCGTGTGCGAACTGCAGGAGCAGATCCCGGTCGCCGCGAACCTGCTCAGTTACCACCTGAAGGTGCTCCGCGAGGCGGGCCTGGTGACCGCGGCGAAGCGGGGCCGCTGGGTCGACTACACCCTCGCCGACGACGCCGGGGACCGCATGCGCGCGGCGCTTCCGGGTGCCCTGATGGCCGTGTCGTCGTGA
- a CDS encoding arsenate reductase ArsC codes for MLFVCVHNAGRSQMAAAYLQHLAGDRIEVRSAGSAPADRVNPAAVAVMLEEGIDMSAEQPKILTDQAVEASDVVITMGCGDTCPYYPGTRYEDWVLDDPAGQGVDAVRPIRDEIRSRVEALIAHLAPADA; via the coding sequence GTGCTGTTCGTCTGTGTCCACAACGCCGGCCGCTCGCAGATGGCCGCCGCCTACCTCCAGCACCTGGCCGGCGATCGGATCGAGGTCCGCTCGGCCGGCTCGGCGCCCGCCGACCGGGTCAACCCCGCCGCGGTGGCCGTGATGCTCGAGGAGGGCATCGACATGTCGGCCGAGCAGCCCAAGATCCTCACGGACCAGGCCGTCGAGGCCTCCGACGTCGTCATCACCATGGGCTGCGGCGACACCTGCCCGTACTACCCCGGCACTCGATACGAGGACTGGGTCCTCGACGACCCCGCCGGGCAGGGCGTCGACGCCGTGAGACCGATCCGCGACGAGATCCGCAGCCGCGTCGAGGCCCTGATCGCCCACCTCGCCCCCGCGGACGCGTGA
- a CDS encoding arsenate reductase ArsC, which translates to MTSPDDARRRELETHLALRKVTADLAYRYDGVFSRETVEQVVQESYDQLAASATVRTHLPMLTERFSRDRLLAVAQAEGKVAKATPEVLFICVHNAGRSQMAAAWMHHLSGGRVHVRSAGSQPGDQVSPVATQAMAEVGVDLVEAFPKPLTDDVVRAADVIITMGCGDACPVYPGKRYLDWDLADPAGLPLEQVRPIRDDIRRRVYGLLAELAPTAPAVAG; encoded by the coding sequence ATGACCAGTCCCGATGACGCGCGGCGCCGCGAGCTGGAGACCCACCTCGCGCTGAGGAAGGTCACCGCCGACCTGGCGTACCGCTACGACGGCGTCTTCTCCCGGGAGACCGTCGAGCAGGTAGTGCAGGAGTCCTACGACCAGCTCGCGGCGTCGGCCACCGTCCGGACCCACCTGCCGATGCTGACCGAGCGGTTCTCCCGCGACCGGTTGCTGGCGGTCGCCCAGGCCGAGGGCAAGGTCGCGAAGGCCACACCGGAGGTGCTGTTCATCTGCGTCCACAATGCGGGTCGATCCCAGATGGCGGCTGCGTGGATGCACCACCTGTCCGGCGGGCGGGTCCACGTACGGTCCGCCGGGTCCCAGCCCGGCGACCAGGTCAGCCCGGTGGCCACCCAGGCCATGGCAGAGGTCGGCGTCGACCTGGTCGAGGCGTTCCCCAAGCCGCTCACCGACGACGTGGTGCGGGCAGCCGACGTCATCATCACGATGGGCTGCGGAGACGCCTGTCCGGTCTACCCCGGTAAGCGGTACCTGGACTGGGACCTGGCCGACCCCGCCGGCCTGCCGCTGGAGCAGGTGCGCCCGATCCGAGACGACATCCGCCGCCGGGTCTACGGCCTGCTCGCCGAGCTGGCACCCACGGCCCCCGCCGTCGCCGGCTAG
- a CDS encoding MIP/aquaporin family protein — protein sequence MTGHPLARRLAAEFLGTGLLVTIVVGSGIMGTNLTDNLAIVLLVNALATVAGLGVLIWTMGPISGAHFNPAVTGVAVVRREMPPVEALGYVGSQIAGAVAGVAVANVMFGLPAWQASTHVRSGAGIWLGEVVATSGLLWIIGALTRTGRGALGPVLVAAWIGSAYFFTSSTSFANPAVTIGRSLTDTFAGIAPASVPAFIAFQLLGAAAGAVLTEVFHPRPGVVPEPLDLPEAVHDQSR from the coding sequence CTTGCGGCGGAGTTCCTGGGCACCGGACTGCTCGTCACGATCGTGGTCGGGTCCGGGATCATGGGGACGAACCTGACCGACAACCTCGCGATCGTGTTGCTGGTCAACGCGCTCGCGACCGTCGCCGGTCTCGGGGTGCTGATCTGGACCATGGGCCCGATCTCCGGCGCCCACTTCAACCCCGCCGTCACCGGCGTCGCCGTCGTCCGCAGGGAGATGCCCCCGGTCGAGGCGCTCGGCTACGTCGGGTCGCAGATCGCCGGTGCAGTCGCGGGTGTCGCCGTCGCGAACGTGATGTTCGGGCTGCCCGCATGGCAGGCGTCCACGCACGTGCGCTCAGGTGCCGGCATCTGGCTGGGCGAGGTCGTCGCCACCTCCGGCCTGCTCTGGATCATCGGCGCGTTGACGCGCACCGGGCGGGGGGCGCTGGGGCCGGTGCTGGTGGCGGCGTGGATCGGCTCGGCGTACTTCTTCACCTCCTCCACCTCGTTCGCTAACCCGGCGGTGACGATCGGCCGGTCGCTGACCGACACGTTCGCCGGCATCGCGCCTGCGTCGGTGCCGGCGTTCATCGCCTTCCAGCTCCTCGGCGCCGCGGCGGGGGCCGTGCTGACCGAGGTCTTCCATCCGCGGCCGGGCGTGGTGCCCGAGCCGCTCGACCTGCCGGAGGCGGTCCATGACCAGTCCCGATGA